GCATCTTGCCCGAGAGGAGGCCGAGAATCTCGTGCCCATTCTCTAGCTTGACGCGAAACTGCGCATTCGGGAGAGCCTCGATGACTTCTCCATCCTGTTCGATGGCTTCTTCCTTAGCCATTAGCTGTGGTGTTGTGTGTGACAGATGTTTTCGTCTCGTAGGGCGGGTCGACCACATCCTCGATGTAATCGAACGTGGTGAGGATCTGCGGCTCATCCTCGTCCACCGCAATCATATGTTCGTAGTGTGCAGAAGGCTTCCCGTCCGCGGCTCGGATCGTCCAGCCATCAGCGTCGACATCTACAGATGCCGTGCCCTGGTTAACCATGGGCTCGATGCAGACGGTGAGTCCGCGCTTAAGCTTCCGGCCCGATCCAGGCTTTCCGAAGTTCGGGATCTGCGGTTTCTCGTGCAGCTCTTTTCCGATACCGTGTCCGACCAGATCGCGTACGACGCCGTATCCACGTTCCGAACAGTAGGCGTCGACAGCGTGCCCGATGTCTCCGATCCGGTTACCAACAATGGCCTGTTCGATACCCAGATGCAAGGCCCGGTACGTCGTCTGACATAGGGCCTGTGCTGCGTCATCGATCTCCCCTACCGCGAAGGTGTAAGCGCTGTCGCCGTAGTAGCCGTTCAGCTTCACTCCGCAGTCCACGGAAAGCAGATCGCCTTCCTGAAGCGTGTAATCGTTTGGGATGCCGTGCACCACCACGTCATTCACGGACGTGCAGAGCGTACCCGGAAAAACGTTATCCCCAACTTGA
This DNA window, taken from Longibacter salinarum, encodes the following:
- the map gene encoding type I methionyl aminopeptidase, yielding MIQLKSQREIDLMRESADLVGRTLGKVAEYIQPGATLEELDAIAEDFIRTHDAEPAFKGYQVGDNVFPGTLCTSVNDVVVHGIPNDYTLQEGDLLSVDCGVKLNGYYGDSAYTFAVGEIDDAAQALCQTTYRALHLGIEQAIVGNRIGDIGHAVDAYCSERGYGVVRDLVGHGIGKELHEKPQIPNFGKPGSGRKLKRGLTVCIEPMVNQGTASVDVDADGWTIRAADGKPSAHYEHMIAVDEDEPQILTTFDYIEDVVDPPYETKTSVTHNTTANG
- the infA gene encoding translation initiation factor IF-1 gives rise to the protein MAKEEAIEQDGEVIEALPNAQFRVKLENGHEILGLLSGKMRMNYIKILPGDRVKVELSPYDLSKGRIVYRYK